From the genome of Triticum aestivum cultivar Chinese Spring chromosome 3B, IWGSC CS RefSeq v2.1, whole genome shotgun sequence, one region includes:
- the LOC123069297 gene encoding G-type lectin S-receptor-like serine/threonine-protein kinase At2g19130 has protein sequence MFWLGNRIPITSFLSTTLYLAAGELYIEELGSVLWTSGSATNGSTRSVAVLLNTGNFVVRDQINHSKVVWQSFDHPADALLPGAWLGLDVATGAHISLTLSKPPYHCTLVIDQSRKMGFVMSIDGHDHLGTFPDGMVTYEEGSLVRLNYPENPNDIQFMRLHMGQVSLLRWVNNATITGWQPLWSYPSSCKISAFYCGAFSACTSAGTCACIDGFRPSDPDEWRLGQFVSGCSRIIPSDCEDGISTDSFVLLDNVQGLPANPQDTREETSEDCQVACLNQCYCVAYSYDLSGCKIWYDVLLNLTFGNSAIHHAKISMRIAHGKRQQGRIQHVMLVIGPIVVGLLIMLVIFWVYKISSRQTKVDDFLAVYTYTQLKRATRNFSDKLGEGGFGSVFKGTVAGPTAVAVKKLKSFGHRDKQFRAEVQTLGLIQHTNLVRLFGFCSEGARRLLVYEYMPNGSLDSHLFSSGTSVLSWSLRRRIAIGIAKGLSYLHEECRDCIIHCDIKPENILLDAEFCPKIADFGMAKLLRRDMSTALTTLRGTIGYLAPEWVYGQPITHKADVYSFVVVLLELFSGRRATGNGNHQYFPLYAAAKVNEGDVLCLLDGRLRGEGNAKELDVACRVACWCIQDDEIHRPSMGQVVRMLEGAVDVELPPIPTSFQNIMDEGDSGTYSAEV, from the coding sequence ATGTTCTGGCTGGGGAACAGAATCCCTATCACCAGCTTCCTCAGCACAACGTTGTACCTTGCCGCAGGTGAATTATATATTGAGGAGCTTGGTTCTGTTCTCTGGACCTCGGGTTCAGCAACAAATGGATCAACCAGATCTGTGGCGGTTCTCCTTAACACCGGGAATTTTGTTGTGAGAGATCAGATCAACCACTCTAAGGTCGTATGGCAGAGCTTTGATCATCCAGCTGATGCTCTGCTACCTGGAGCATGGCTAGGATTGGACGTGGCCACCGGAGCACACATCTCGCTTACTTTATCCAAGCCTCCTTACCATTGCACCCTCGTGATTGACCAGAGTAGGAAGATGGGATTTGTCATGTCCATTGATGGGCATGACCATCTTGGTACCTTTCCGGACGGGATGGTAACATACGAAGAAGGCAGTTTGGTCCGGCTAAATTATCCAGAGAACCCAAATGATATCCAATTCATGAGGCTGCATATGGGGCAAGTCAGTCTGCTGAGGTGGGTAAATAATGCGACGATTACTGGTTGGCAACCTCTGTGGAGCTATCCCTCCAGCTGCAAAATCAGTGCTTTCTATTGCGGCGCATTCAGTGCTTGCACAAGCGCAGGAACATGCGCGTGCATTGATGGTTTCAGACCAAGTGATCCAGATGAATGGAGGCTTGGGCAATTTGTTAGCGGCTGCTCTAGAATAATACCCTCAGATTGCGAAGACGGCATCTCCACCGACTCGTTTGTTTTGTTAGACAACGTGCAAGGCCTTCCTGCCAACCCTCAAGATACAAGGGAAGAAACTAGTGAAGACTGTCAAGTGGCCTGTCTGAACCAATGCTATTGCGTCGCATATTCCTATGATCTCTCTGGATGCAAGATATGGTATGATGTGTTACTTAATTTGACTTTTGGAAATAGTGCCATTCACCACGCCAAGATTTCCATGCGTATAGCTCATGGTAAAAGGCAGCAAGGACGCATACAGCATGTCATGTTGGTTATTGGTCCAATAGTTGTTGGTCTTCTTATCATGCTGGTGATTTTCTGGGTGTACAAGATATCTTCAAGACAGACTAAAGTGGATGATTTTCTTGCTGTTTACACTTATACACAGCTCAAGAGAGCCACAAGAAATTTCTCTGACAAACTCGGCGAAGGAGGCTTTGGAAGTGTATTCAAGGGAACAGTTGCAGGTCCAACTGCCGTAGCCGTGAAGAAGCTTAAAAGCTTCGGGCACAGAGATAAGCAATTCCGAGCAGAAGTACAAACTCTTGGGCTGATTCAACACACCAATCTTGTGCGCCTTTTCGGATTCTGCAGCGAAGGGGCCAGAAGGTTGCTGGTCTACGAGTATATGCCAAATGGCTCTTTGgattctcatctcttttcatcggGAACAAGCGTTTTGAGTTGGAGTCTTCGCCGTCGCATTGCCATTGGCATTGCTAAAGGTCTTTCCTATCTGCATGAAGAGTGCAGGGACTGCATCATACACTGCGACATCAAGCCCGAGAACATACTACTGGATGCTGAATTCTGCCCCAAAATCGCAGATTTTGGCATGGCCAAGCTTCTCAGACGGGACATGAGCACGGCGCTGACTACTCTCCGTGGAACCATCGGCTATCTCGCACCGGAGTGGGTGTATGGTCAGCCTATCACTCACAAGGCAGATGTCTACAGCTTTGTTGTTGTGCTCCTCGAATTGTTCTCCGGGAGGAGGGCTACCGGGAATGGAAATCATCAGTACTTCCCCCTTTATGCTGCAGCTAAGGTGAACGAAGGAGATGTCTTGTGCTTGCTCGATGGCCGGCTACGAGGAGAAGGCAATGCAAAGGAGCTGGATGTTGCCTGTAGGGTTGCTTGCTGGTGCATCCAGGATGATGAGATCCACAGGCCATCAATGGGGCAAGTTGTACGCATGCTGGAAGGTGCCGTTGACGTTGAGTTGCCTCCGATTCCGACTTCATTTCAGAACATTATGGACGAGGGCGACAGTGGTACATATTCTGCAGAAGTGTGA